The following coding sequences lie in one Candidatus Diapherotrites archaeon genomic window:
- the cyaB gene encoding class IV adenylate cyclase yields MLETEIKFKVGSPAKMRKKLKGIRAKRVGKRLEQGFIFDDQKDSLKARGILLRLRKREYNLLTLKIPSRNASRKFKVRKEIEVKVSDFSEMKALLEAMGFKVKHRYEKIRESFVFRETRIELDKLPFLGYYLEIEGKQKGIQETAKKLGLSLRDGITKNYLQIAREFFGKRREDYIELLFSLEKR; encoded by the coding sequence ATGCTTGAAACAGAAATAAAATTCAAGGTAGGAAGCCCTGCAAAAATGAGAAAGAAACTGAAAGGGATTAGAGCAAAGAGAGTGGGAAAAAGGCTGGAGCAGGGGTTTATTTTTGATGACCAAAAAGATTCACTAAAAGCAAGGGGAATTCTCTTAAGGCTGAGGAAAAGAGAATACAACCTGCTCACACTCAAAATTCCTTCAAGGAATGCCAGCAGGAAATTCAAGGTGAGAAAAGAAATTGAAGTCAAAGTTTCGGATTTCAGTGAAATGAAAGCATTGCTTGAAGCAATGGGATTCAAGGTAAAGCACAGATACGAGAAGATAAGAGAGTCATTTGTTTTCCGCGAAACAAGAATTGAGTTAGACAAACTGCCTTTCTTAGGCTATTACCTTGAAATCGAGGGAAAGCAGAAAGGCATTCAGGAGACAGCAAAGAAATTAGGCTTGAGTTTGAGAGACGGAATTACAAAGAATTACCTTCAGATTGCAAGGGAGTTCTTCGGCAAAAGAAGGGAAGACTATATTGAACTGCTCTTCAGCCTAGAGAAAAGGTGA
- a CDS encoding DUF2283 domain-containing protein — MEKEILMVLDRKGNTLDVWFGKPRKAICDEVTEGFLIKKDMKTNEVIGFEKMNFVLKGKKPEIKLLVKSKN; from the coding sequence ATGGAAAAAGAAATTTTAATGGTACTAGACAGAAAGGGGAATACCTTGGATGTATGGTTTGGAAAACCAAGAAAAGCAATATGCGATGAAGTAACTGAAGGATTCTTGATTAAAAAAGACATGAAAACAAATGAAGTAATCGGCTTTGAGAAAATGAATTTTGTTTTAAAAGGAAAAAAGCCAGAAATAAAACTATTGGTTAAATCAAAAAATTGA
- a CDS encoding DUF4258 domain-containing protein, whose protein sequence is MSYYFEVISVLGKRIYTTEFYWQLISRFKHPIIKDYEEEVKETLRNADEIRQSKTDSSVHLYYKKFGKYFLCVLIKNLNDEGFIVTAYLSNNVKKGEIIWKKKF, encoded by the coding sequence ATGTCTTATTACTTTGAAGTTATTTCTGTTTTAGGGAAGAGAATTTATACAACTGAATTCTACTGGCAATTGATTTCTAGGTTCAAACACCCGATAATTAAAGATTATGAAGAAGAAGTGAAAGAAACTTTAAGAAATGCAGACGAAATAAGACAAAGTAAAACTGACAGCTCAGTGCACTTGTATTATAAAAAGTTCGGCAAGTATTTTTTATGTGTACTAATAAAGAATTTAAATGATGAAGGATTCATTGTCACAGCTTATCTTTCAAACAATGTTAAAAAAGGAGAAATAATATGGAAAAAGAAATTTTAA
- a CDS encoding alanyl-tRNA editing protein, which translates to MATKQLFLEDSYLKEAKAKVIEVNAGEKWIELDATIFYPEGGGQESDSGSIEFKRIKSRVKAAKKEAGRIKHFIEGLLPEKGAEVKLFLDWERRHSMMRMHSAQHLLSAIILDLYGASTAGNQIHEKVSRMDFHPIKFSQEMLEKLKQKFDEAVRQEKEIRIYWSTREKVLEEVEEKRRRLFASLPESVKDIRVVEIEDYDKCPCAGTHVKNTVEIGFIKILGKDSKGKDKERISFELSSV; encoded by the coding sequence ATGGCAACAAAGCAATTGTTCCTTGAAGACTCTTATTTGAAAGAAGCAAAAGCAAAAGTAATTGAAGTGAATGCAGGAGAGAAATGGATTGAATTGGATGCAACGATCTTCTACCCAGAAGGTGGAGGCCAGGAATCGGATTCAGGGTCCATTGAATTCAAAAGAATTAAATCCAGAGTGAAAGCAGCAAAAAAAGAGGCAGGAAGAATAAAGCACTTCATTGAAGGTTTGCTTCCAGAAAAAGGCGCTGAAGTTAAATTATTTCTGGATTGGGAGAGAAGGCATTCAATGATGAGAATGCATTCAGCCCAGCACTTGCTTTCAGCTATCATATTAGACCTTTATGGTGCTTCTACTGCAGGCAACCAGATTCACGAGAAAGTCTCGAGAATGGACTTCCATCCAATCAAATTCTCGCAGGAAATGCTTGAAAAATTAAAGCAGAAATTTGATGAAGCAGTAAGGCAAGAAAAGGAAATCAGGATTTACTGGAGCACAAGAGAGAAAGTTTTAGAGGAGGTGGAAGAAAAAAGAAGAAGGCTTTTTGCTTCGCTTCCTGAAAGCGTGAAAGACATCAGGGTTGTGGAAATTGAAGATTACGATAAATGCCCTTGCGCTGGAACACACGTGAAAAATACTGTTGAAATAGGTTTCATTAAAATTTTAGGCAAGGACTCAAAAGGCAAAGACAAAGAGAGAATTTCTTTCGAACTCTCAAGCGTATAA
- the gatD gene encoding Glu-tRNA(Gln) amidotransferase subunit GatD, giving the protein MHLKELYSKFNVSELDEVEVSTQDEEFSGTIMESNNPQILVLKLKNGYNIGIKTERITRIEKKGEARIEIVKEKKEEKRVEFNAMLPKIAILHTGGTIASRIDYRTGAVSASIEPEQLLEQVPELARIANIESKFISNLFSEDIRFIHYRKIARAIEEELRNGAKGVIVGHGTDTLHYTSAALSFILEGLNAPIILVGAQRSSDRGSSDAAMNLVCAAEFIAQSDYAGVGICMHEKPDNKSCLILNGCKARKMHSSRRDAFKPINVKPIASIDYNTRKIEFIEKNFTKKEEGRQLKLRDSMEEKVGLIKVHPNMFPEEFEFYEKHNYKGLVIEGTGLGHAPIGTKAEGTELHSKILEEIKKLVNKGCVVVMASQTIYGRIQMSVYSNGKDLLAAGVLPGEDMTPETAFIKLAWLLGNYPKEEAKELIGKNLRGEITPCTSIEGFDVEGL; this is encoded by the coding sequence ATGCACTTGAAGGAATTGTACTCTAAGTTCAATGTCTCGGAACTGGATGAAGTTGAAGTGTCCACCCAGGACGAAGAGTTCTCCGGGACAATAATGGAATCCAACAACCCTCAAATTCTCGTGCTGAAATTAAAGAATGGTTATAACATTGGAATAAAGACAGAGAGGATTACAAGGATTGAAAAGAAAGGTGAAGCAAGAATTGAGATAGTGAAAGAAAAGAAAGAGGAGAAGAGAGTTGAATTCAATGCAATGCTGCCGAAGATTGCAATACTTCACACAGGAGGCACTATTGCCTCAAGGATTGATTATAGAACAGGAGCTGTAAGCGCTTCAATTGAGCCAGAGCAATTATTAGAGCAAGTGCCTGAACTGGCAAGAATTGCGAACATTGAATCAAAATTTATTTCAAATCTTTTCTCTGAAGATATTCGTTTTATTCATTACAGGAAGATTGCAAGGGCAATAGAAGAAGAATTAAGGAATGGGGCAAAGGGGGTAATAGTAGGGCATGGTACTGACACCCTGCATTATACTTCTGCTGCGCTTTCATTCATTCTTGAAGGCCTGAATGCTCCAATAATTCTTGTTGGAGCACAGAGAAGTTCAGACCGTGGAAGTTCTGATGCAGCAATGAATTTGGTTTGCGCAGCAGAATTCATTGCCCAAAGCGATTATGCAGGTGTAGGCATTTGCATGCACGAAAAGCCTGACAACAAAAGCTGTTTGATTTTGAATGGATGCAAGGCAAGAAAAATGCATTCTTCGAGGAGGGACGCATTCAAGCCCATTAACGTAAAGCCAATAGCTTCAATTGATTATAATACACGAAAAATTGAATTTATTGAAAAGAACTTCACGAAAAAGGAGGAAGGAAGGCAGTTAAAATTAAGGGATTCAATGGAAGAAAAGGTTGGATTAATTAAAGTGCACCCCAACATGTTCCCTGAAGAATTTGAATTCTATGAGAAACACAACTACAAAGGGCTTGTCATTGAGGGAACAGGATTAGGCCATGCCCCCATCGGAACAAAGGCTGAGGGCACTGAACTGCACTCAAAAATCCTTGAAGAAATAAAAAAGCTGGTGAACAAAGGCTGCGTTGTTGTAATGGCATCGCAGACAATTTACGGGAGAATTCAAATGAGTGTGTACAGCAATGGAAAGGATCTTCTCGCAGCAGGCGTTCTTCCAGGGGAAGATATGACTCCAGAAACAGCCTTCATCAAACTGGCATGGCTTTTAGGCAATTATCCCAAAGAAGAAGCAAAAGAATTGATAGGAAAGAATTTGCGCGGAGAAATTACTCCTTGCACAAGCATCGAAGGATTTGATGTTGAAGGGCTTTAA
- the speB gene encoding agmatinase: protein MKLKEECFNLLGPEFVFSGVNFPEEQVKVIIYGAPLDATTCAKPGARYGPNSIREVSADLGSFVLSRKIDYFEKTKTHDLGNIRVEHGDVQETIERIEKMNKAVTERGKVPFMLGGEHSISFGAVKAFAEEKPLIVVFDSHPDLMEDKRLHHGSWLRKALQFIPKENVIILGILGPAKSDWQFIQKNKIKFFTAREVKSNLEKTKKELGSFTQGKKFYLSLDIDVLEAGLVPGTGCLEPGGLSYFELLKLIESIEGKAVGMDLVETAPDAEQVTQRTAAKLCYELLVQDFL from the coding sequence ATGAAACTCAAGGAAGAGTGCTTTAATCTTTTAGGGCCTGAATTTGTTTTTTCTGGAGTGAATTTCCCTGAAGAGCAGGTTAAAGTAATAATTTACGGTGCCCCACTGGATGCCACAACCTGCGCAAAGCCGGGGGCAAGATATGGACCTAATTCAATCAGGGAGGTTTCAGCAGATTTAGGATCTTTTGTTTTAAGCAGGAAAATTGACTACTTCGAGAAAACAAAAACACACGACTTGGGAAACATTAGAGTAGAGCATGGCGACGTGCAGGAGACAATTGAAAGAATAGAGAAAATGAATAAGGCGGTAACTGAAAGAGGGAAAGTGCCTTTCATGCTTGGAGGCGAACACTCAATTTCTTTCGGCGCAGTAAAAGCCTTTGCTGAAGAAAAGCCTTTGATTGTGGTGTTTGACTCCCATCCTGATTTAATGGAGGACAAGAGGCTTCATCACGGCAGCTGGCTGAGGAAGGCGCTGCAATTCATCCCGAAAGAGAACGTAATAATACTAGGAATTTTAGGCCCTGCAAAATCAGACTGGCAGTTCATCCAAAAAAATAAAATAAAGTTTTTCACTGCAAGGGAAGTCAAAAGCAATTTAGAGAAAACAAAAAAGGAATTGGGTTCTTTCACTCAAGGGAAAAAATTTTATTTGAGCCTTGACATTGATGTGCTTGAAGCAGGGCTTGTTCCTGGAACAGGCTGCCTTGAGCCCGGAGGCCTCTCTTATTTTGAGCTCCTTAAATTGATTGAATCCATTGAAGGAAAAGCTGTTGGAATGGATTTAGTGGAAACTGCCCCTGACGCAGAACAGGTAACACAGAGGACAGCAGCAAAACTGTGCTATGAACTATTAGTGCAGGATTTCTTGTGA